A genomic segment from Aegilops tauschii subsp. strangulata cultivar AL8/78 chromosome 1, Aet v6.0, whole genome shotgun sequence encodes:
- the LOC109738522 gene encoding uncharacterized protein, with protein MEQVLATVPRKVTPDMNLALNAPYSQEEVKNALFQMFPTKAPGPDGFPAHFFQRHWEICKDEVTNVVLKIVEGNESAESINETVLVLTPKIASKVIANRLKVVLPDIISEEQSAFVPGRLITDNIITAYECLHFMKRNKAKKHQSCALKLDMMKAYDRLEWPYLRAIMLKLGFTNRWVDIVMSLVTTVKFSVMFNGKKLEEFEPSRGIRQGDPISPYLFLLAAEGLSCLLKSRRESSNLQGLQVAPSAPPVNHLLFADDSLLFFKANGEGANEVNLVLDQYCQASGQRVNNAKSSIFFSKGVPDSTRQDIKNLLNVQNETLNEKYLARQAWRLLLNPDSLSGRILKGVYFPNSIILEAELGTHPSQIWRAVIEGRDTLKLGLIKRIGNGQSTNIWTDNWLPRDEMLHPYGSVSPNPPTFVAELIDPTSASWIRERVEEVFMPMDVPIILGIPLCTRNIPDFWSWNFEKKGNFTVKSAYRMLVTIKQRREAWLEGNAGPSRTAAEENSWKNLWKIKVPGKVRMFLWRLSKQSLPTNDVRAHRHMTDSPACGICGSPDSWRHSLVNCTMSRCIWALVDDEMAQQLISTTEPSAKNWLFTLMELLSHEMFVKLSVTLWAIWTARRKAIHEGIFQSPHATYSFVNRYIEELGMISGKEETRLTEPPVQGRAPRPRRPPTGFHKIHVDAATRQGRGGAVSAVCRDGNGNFVGSSALVIIGVQDPATLEAIAVREALSLVADMHIQNLVVFSDCKQVIMDIKSDSAGRYGAIIKEVKLQATFFNCNFIFESHRVNVEAHKLAKYSLILGPGRHIWFGHSHDQRCIPHSVVYDE; from the exons ATGGAACAGGTGCTAGCGACAGTTCCTCGTAAGGTAACTCCAGATATGAACTTGGCCTTAAATGCACCTTATAGTCAGGAGGAGGTCAAAAATGCTTTATTCCAGATGTTTCCAACCAAAGCACCTGGCCCAGATGGTTTTCCAGCTCACTTCTTCCAGAGGCATTGGGAGATTTGCAAGGATGAGGTGACAAATGTGGTGTTGAAAATTGTGGAAGGAAACGAATCGGCTGAGTCTATCAATGAGACAGTCTTAGTTCTGACCCCGAAG ATTGCTTCTAAGGTGATCGCTAACCGTCTGAAAGTAGTCTTGCCTGACATCATATCTGAGGAGCAGTCAGCTTTTGTCCCAGGAAGGTTAATAACTGATAACATTATCACTGCCTACGAGTGCCTACACTTTATGAAGAGGAACAAGGCAAAAAAGCACCAGTCATGTGCGTTgaagcttgatatgatgaaagCCTATGATAGACTGGAATGGCCCTATCTGAGGGCGATTATGCTTAAACTTGGCTTCACCAATAGGTGGGTGGACATCGTTATGAGTCTGGTTACCACAGTTAAATTTTCTGTGATGTTCAATGGTAAGAAACTTGAAGAGTTTGAACCATCAAGGGGGATAAGACAAGGGGACCCAATCTCTCCATATTTGTTCTTGCTAGCAGCAGAGGGCCTGTCGTGCCTATTAAAATCCAGAAGAGAGTCATCCAACTTGCAAGGTCTACAGGTGGCACCCTCAGCCCCACCGGTGAACCATTTGCTATTCGCTGATGACAGCCTGCTGTTCTTCAAGGCAAACGGTGAGGGAGCTAATGAGGTGAACCTGGTTTTGGACCAATATTGTCAAGCGTCGGGGCAGCGAGTAAATAATGCAAAATCATCTATCTTCTTCAGCAAGGGGGTGCCAGATAGTACGAGGCAAGACATAAAGAACTTGCTGAATGTACAGAATGAAACTTTGAATGAGAAGTATCTTG CTCGCCAGGCATGGCGACTCTTGCTTAACCCAGACTCCCTAAGTGGCCGAATATTGAAGGGAGTTTACTTCCCTAACAGCATCATACTAGAAGCCGAGCTGGGTACACACCCGAGCCAGATCTGGAGGGCCGTGATAGAGGGAAGGGATACTCTGAAACTTGGCCTGATCAAGCGTATAGGGAATGGACAATCAACAAACATCTGGACAGATAATTGGCTCCCTCGTGATGAAATGCTACATCCTTATGGCAGCGTGTCTCCAAACCCCCCTACTTTTGTCGCTGAGCTCATCGACCCTACTTCTGCTAGCTGGATCAGGGAACGAGTGGAGGAGGTGTTCATGCCAATGGATGTCCCAATCATTCTTGGGATCCCCCTCTGTACAAGAAACATTCCAGATTTCTGGAGTTGGAACTTTGAAAAGAAGGGTAATTTCACGGTGAAGTCGGCATACAGAATGTTGGTGACTATTAAACAGCGGAGAGAGGCGTGGCTCGAAGGCAACGCCGGTCCCTCTAGGACGGCTGCGGAGGAGAATTCATGGAAAAACCTGTGGAAGATCAAGGTACCTGGAAAGGTCAGAATGTTCTTGTGGCGCTTGTCCAAGCAATCGCTACCCACAAATGACGTGAGAGCTCATAGGCACATGACAGACTCCCCTGCTTGCGGTATCTGTGGCTCGCCAGATTCATGGAGACATTCACTGGTCAATTGTACGATGTCACGATGCATCTGGGCCCTGGTTGATGATGAGATGGCACAACAATTGATATCAACCACGGAGCCCAGTGCCAAGAACTGGCTGTTCACATTGATGGAGCTTTTGTCACATGAAATGTTTGTCAAACTTTCAGTTACATTATGGGCGATCTGGACAGCTCGTCGGAAGGCTATTCACGAAGGCATATTTCAAAGCCCTCACGCTACATACTCCTTTGTCAATAGGTATATTGAAGAACTCGGAATGATTTCTGGGAAGGAAGAGACGAGGCTAACTGAACCtccagtgcagggacgagcgccGAGACCCAGGCGACCACCTACGGGCTTTCATAAAATCCATGTGGATGCAGCAACACGCCAAGGCAGAGGTGGAGCTGTTTCAGCTGTTTGTAGAGATGGCAACGGCAACTTCGTTGGCAGTTCAGCTCTGGTGATAATAGGTGTTCAGGATCCAGCAACACTTGAAGCCATCGCTGTGAGGGAAGCTCTATCACTTGTGGCGGATATGCATATTCAGAACTTGGTGGTCTTTTCAGATTGCAAGCAAGTGATCATGGATATAAAGAGCGATTCGGCAGGAAGATATGGAGCGATCATTAAGGAAGTCAAGCTCCAAGCAACTTTTTTCAACTGTAATTTTATTTTTGAAAGTCATAGGGTTAATGTTGAGGCTCATAAACTAGCCAAGTATTCTCTTATTCTTGGTCCGGGACGGCACATTTGGTTTGGCCACTCCCATGACCAACGATGTATCCCACATTCTGTGGTCTATGATGAATAA